From the genome of Ctenopharyngodon idella isolate HZGC_01 chromosome 23, HZGC01, whole genome shotgun sequence, one region includes:
- the LOC127506262 gene encoding acid-sensing ion channel 3-like translates to MGSAEEDEQPRPSDITVFGANCTLHGLSHIFLPGGVTFRRLLWAAAFLSSLSIFLYQVAGAVMDYLSYPHVTILDEMDSPVMYFPAITLCNYNSFRRSKMIRNDLFWMAGLLGVEQSDFDDFMAALGQPPDDSKFFPSKTFNMLEFVQRTSHSIDEMLLDCKYRGKDCGPENFTTVSKGGQRFTEWTVFRHLNHF, encoded by the coding sequence ATGGGTTCAGCTGAAGAGGACGAGCAGCCCCGGCCATCAGACATCACTGTTTTCGGAGCCAACTGCACCCTTCATGGGCTGAGCCACATCTTCCTGCCTGGAGGAGTAACGTTTAGACGTCTGCTCTGGGCAGCAGCGTTCCTCTCCTCGCTGTCCATCTTCCTCTACCAGGTGGCCGGAGCCGTGATGGACTACCTCAGCTATCCTCATGTCACCATCCTGGATGAAATGGACAGTCCCGTCATGTACTTTCCAGCCATCACTCTCTGCAACTACAACAGCTTCAGACGTTCCAAAATGATCCGCAATGATCTCTTCTGGATGGCGGGATTGCTCGGTGTGGAGCAAAGTGACTTTGATGACTTCATGGCTGCCCTGGGACAGCCACCGGACGACAGCAAGTTCTTCCCCAGCAAGACCTTCAACATGCTGGAGTTTGTGCAGAGGACCAGCCACAGCATTGATGAAATGCTGCTGGACTGCAAGTATCGTGGAAAGGACTGCGGTCCAGAGAACTTCACAACTGTGAGTAAAGGTGGACAGAGATTCACTGAATGGACAGTTTTTAGGCATTTGAACCACTTTTGA